From the genome of Treponema denticola:
AAGGCTATGATGTTACAGGAGTTACGATGCAGCTTTTACCGAAACTATCCGGTATTTATAAAGAGCAGACCGATGATATTGAAGATGCAAAAAAAGTTGCAGCCAAGCTAGGTATAAAGCACATCGTATACGATATGAGGGAAACTTTTAAGGCTGAAATCATCGACTACTTTGTAGAAGAGTACAAACAAGGAAGAACGCCGAATCCCTGCTTTATATGTAACAGCAAAATAAAATTCGGCCTTTTTTTGGAACAAGCTTTAAAGGACGGCTTCGATAAAATTGCAACAGGCCATTATGCAAAAATAGAAAAAACCGAAATTGAAGGCGATGAAAGATTTTTACTAAGACAGGCTGAGGATGCTCAAAAAGACCAAAGCTATTTTTTAGCACTTCTTACTCAAGAACAGCTTTCCCGTTCTATTTTTCCTTTAGGAGATTTTACCAAAGAAAAAGTGAGAAGCATAGCCGAAGATGCCGGTCTTATAAATGCTCACCGTCCCGACAGCCAAGACATCTGTTTTGTTCCAGATGACGATTATACAAGGGTAATAAACGCCCTTGCTGCGGGTTCTTTTAAAGAAGGAAAATTTGTTGATACAATGGGAAATGAAATAGGCCGCCACAAAGGGCTTCAATATTACACCATAGGTCAAAGACGGGGCCTTGCAATCGCGATGGGCTATCCCGTCTATGTTGTAAAAAAAGATGCAAAGGCGAACACGGTTACTGTAGGCAAGGATGAAGAACTCTTTGCCGAAAGCCTCATCGCCTCAAAGGTAAATATAATCTCAAAAAAAACAATAGATAAAGAAATCGATATTGAGATAAAAACACGGTACCGTCAACAAAAGGAAAAGGCAAAATTGATTCCGCTTAAAAATGAGGACTTTAAACATACAGGGAAATTTAAGGTAGAATTTATAGAGCCTGAAAAAGCCGTCGCCGAAGGACAAGCCGCAGTTTTTTATGCCGGCAATTATATCATCGGCGGCGGCATAATAGAATCGGTTGAGAGGCTGGGAATACTTTAAAAATGAGCTTGACAACACTATATAATATAATATAATATAACAGGAGCTGTCTATGTTGTATAAAAAATCTTATTTTAAATTACATGCTAAAATTGTCTTACTTTCAATTATTCCGCTTGCATGCTCTGCTGCGATTCCATTGCTTTTAGGGAAAATAATAGATGACTTAAACAAGGGGTTTTCACCCGAAGTATTTAGAACCATAATAATTTGTTTTATCATTATCTTTGTTCAAAAAATTTTTAATTTTGTTTGGAACTATAATTTTAATACGGCAAAAAATATTGTTGCTGCTGCAGAAACCGAAATTCTTCTTGACGAGTTTTTAAGTGCAAAGTCTAATTTAGCCGGTACATTTAATAATGAAAAACTTTTAAACCGTATAGCCAATGAACCTTATAAATTGGGTTCTCTTTATGGGATAAGCCCTGTAATGCTTGTCAATAATATTATGATGTTTGTAGTGGCTGTTTGTGTTCTTTTATATTTAAATTGGCAGCTCTTACTTTTAACTTCTCTTTTTATTCCGCTGATATATCTTATAGGCTGCTTTGTAAGAAAAAACATTATGAAGTATTCGAAAGAAAGTTCTTTAGCCTCCGAAAAATTTCTTTTGCATTTAGGTGAAGCCTTAAAAGGTTTTTTAGATATAAAAATTTTTTCTGCCGAAAAGAAAATAAAAACATCCTTAACAAAGGTAAGAAGAGATATGTTAAAGGTGGAAAAATCGGAAGAATTTTATCAGCGGCTTTATCGGGACATAAACGGATTTTTGTACACCTCTTTACCTCTTGTAAATTTAGTCGCCGGTTTTATACTAATGAAATACGGAAAAACTACATTGGGTGCTATAATTTCGTTTTATATGTATGTAGGGCATTTTATTGAACCGGTACAAAATCTTGCCGACCTGCGTATGGCAATTTTAAATTCTAACGAAAAAAAGAAACTGGTTGATGAGATAAAAAAAGAATTTGCCGCCGATTTGGCAGGGCACAATAAAGCCGAAAACTTTAACTCCATTTTATTAAAGGATATAAAACATTCTTTTGAAAGTAAAGACATAAACATTAAAACCGATGTAGATATTTCATCGGCGGGACTTTACGGTATTTCCGCCCCATCAGGTTTAGGTAAAAGTACTGCCTTAAAAATTCTTTCAGGACTTTTATATTCCGAAACGGCTGCCGCTTATATCGGAGGTAAGGAGGTCAAAACCTTAAACCCCGATTCTCTTAACGGAAATATTTTTTACATAAACGATAAGTCTATAATTTTTCAAGGTACGGTTAAAGAAAATGCCGAACTTACCGAAGATGCTCATATTACAAAAGAAGTCTTTGATTCTATTTTTGATGAAAGCGATAACCTTTCGCTTGAAACTAATTTGGAAACTGAAGGAACAAATATTTCGTTGGGACAAAAACAAAGGGTGGTGTTGTTAAGGTTTTTTGCCCTTAAAGAAGAACCTAAAATTATAATATTAGATGAAGCTCTTTCGGGTCTTGATGAAGTAAGGGAAACACAGTCTATCGAAGCATTGCGTAAGGCTTTCCCTCATTCAATTATCCTTTTTATAACTCACCGCAAAAAATCTTTTGCTCTTTGCGATAAGGTTTTTGAATTTAAAGAAGTATAATTGAATTTCTTAGCCTCAAGACAAACATCAAAGAAAATGTTATAATTCCACCCACTAGGAGATATGATAAACAGTTCGGCAGAAATTCAGCCTCACTGTTTATCTGCGAGTTTTGTACCTTGAGTACAAAACATCGCATTATTGTATGCAGTTTGTAAACAAACTGCGTGAAAAAACTCTTTTCAGGATTTAATAATCCTTGCAAAAAGTTTTTATAGGAGATTACTATGATAAAACTTGCAACAATTGCCGGATCGGATGCATCCGGAGGGGCCGGCTTGGAAGCCGACTTAAAAACATTTCAGGAGTACGGTGTATACGGAATGGCTGCCGTTACGGTAATTGCAACGATGAATCCAGATAAAGAGTGGGGACATGAAGTTTTTCCTCTCGACGAGCAAACCATAAGAGCCCAGCTTGAAACAATTTTTAAGGGCATAGGCGTTAACGCTGCAAAAACGGGAATGCTTGCAACAAATTATGCAGTTGAACTTTCTGCCGAATACTTAAAAAAATATAATGTAGAAAATTATGTACTGGATCCTGTAATGGTTTGTAAGGGCGGAGACCTTGCCTTAAACCCCGAGCTTAATAATCTCATTATAAAAAAACTTTTGCCTTTGGCAAAGCTTATTACGCCGAACCTTTTTGAAGCGGGACAGATTGCAAAAATGCCGACGCCTTCTACAATCGAAGAAATAAAAGAAGCCTGCAAGATTATTCACGGAATGGGTGTTCCCTATGTCTTTATAAAGGGCGGACCCAAGTTGAACGGGGAACAATCGTCTATAGATATTTTTTATGACGGCGAACAATTTTTAAAAGTGGAAGGCGGGCTTATCGATACAAGGTGGACACATGGAGCAGGCTGCACAACGGCCGCAGCCATCGCCGCAGGCTTAGGCATAGGCCTTGAACCTTATGAAGCCGTAAGAAGAGCAAAAAAGTTTATCACTTTAAGCCTTCAAAACGGATTCCAACTTAATAAATGGGTCGGTCCCGGCAACCCTGCCGCATGGCGGAAGAGCTTTAATTAAAGAGCTTTATCTTTTTATAAGTCATCTACCATCGCCGATGATTTTGCATAGGCGGTGGATTTGGCTTCAAAGAAGTCGGTCTTAATCAGATTCGCATTGCTATACTGACTGACCCAGCTCATAGATTGAGGTTCTTGCCTGTGCCCTTCATAAATGGGTGCAAAACCGAGGTTTTCGCATCTGAGGTTTCCCAAATATTGAATATAGTCCGTAATCATCTGACTGTTAAGCCCGGGAATGTCGTTTCCTATAACATAATTTCCCCAAGCTATTTCTTGTTCACAGCCTTCTTTTATCATTCCCCTAAAAAGTTCGACATTTTGCGGAGTAAATAGCTGCGGCTCTTCTTTTTGAAGTTCCTGTATCATCGAGCGGAAAAGCCAGAGATGCGTATTTTCATCTCGGTTGATATAACGGATTTCCTGAACAGAACCGGGCATCTTATTGTTTCTTCCCAAATTATAAAAGAACATAAAACCGGAATAAAAATAGACACCTTCCAAAATATAGTTTGCAACGCAGACCTTTAAAAAGGCAAGAGCACTCTTATCTGTTTGAAATTCATTGTATAAATCGCCGATAAATTTGTTTCTGCGTAAAAGATGTTCATCATCTTTCCATTGATATAAGATTTCCGTCCGTTCTTCGGGAGAGCAAATTGTGTCGAGCATATAACTGTAACTTTGCGAGTGAACGGCTTCTTGAAAGGCTTGAATGGTAAGACATAGGTTCACCTCGTTAGCTGTTACATATTGGCCGACGTTGGGAAGATTTGCAGTTTGAATACTGTCCAAGAAAATTAAAAAAGAAAGAATTTTATCATAGGCCGTTTTTTCGGGAGCCGATAATTTTCGGTAGTCCTGTACGTCGGTGGTCATATTTATTTCTTCGGGTATCCAAAAATTATTCATAGCCTGACGGTACCAATCGCTTGCCCATGAATACTTCATATTGTTAAAATCGTTTAGGTTGGTGGTGTTTCCTCCAATCATCTTACGCTTATGAGTTTCTATATCTCCGTTTTCATTAAACAAGGCCTTATGCGGCAAAATAGTTTTTTCCGTTATCATAAATTTCTCCTTATACTAAATGCTCAAAACTGTCTTTATCATTTTATTTTTTTTCTTCTTCTATGTCCAAGGCCATATCCAAAATCGTAAAGAACAAGATTACAATCATCGGCCCCAAAATAATACCGTCAAATGAAAACATACTCACTCCGCCCAGCATTGAAAAAAAGATTAAAAGAGGATGTATCTTTATTCTATCCTTTAAAAAGAAGGGGCGTAGAAAGTTATCCATAAAGCTGATTATCGAACCTGCAACAACCAAAAAGATAAGACCCTTTGCAAGGCCGTCCGTAAAGCATAGCCCGACTCCTACAGGAAACCAAATTAGGCCACAGCCGACAAGGGGTAAAAATGTGCTAAAAAAGGTTAGAATTGCAAGCAAGAGTGCACTTTGCACACCGAATATAAGATAAACTATAAAAGATGCAAGACCTTGATAAAACGAAACCAAAAAAAGTCCCTTAAAAAGATTGGTTGTAATTTCGCCTATTTTAGAAAAAAGTTTGTCTGATGTTTCATTCTCTATAGGAATGGCATGTTTTAATAAGCTAAAAAGATAAGCTCCGTCTACATAAAAAAAGTAAAGAGCAAAGGCAAAAAAAACAAGGGATAAAAAAAACGAACCGGCATTTTTTACAAGGCTTGTTGCATACCGCAATATTTTATCCGAAGAAGAAGATAAAAGGCTTAAAAATTCTTTTTGCAAATCAAGGTTGGAAATATCTACCGTTCCCATAGATAAACGGTTTACAGCTGCGGCTATATCGTTTTTTGAAAAGCCGGACTCTGCATTGTTTATGTTTTCTAAAAAGCTTTGAATATTTTGAACAAGGATTTTTCCTTGCCCGAATATTTTTATCACCACAAAAAACAAAACACCTGCCACAACTAGAACCGTTATTATTGCAAAACTGCCTGCAAGCAATCTTTTTTTTATCGGGAAAGTCTTTTTCTCTTTATTCATTTTGGATAGTATCTTATTATATAAGGGCCTTACCAAAACATAAATTACTGCCGACCATAATAAAACGCTTGCATATGGCAAAAATAATTTACCCACAAGAATCAACATTCCTGCAAGTAATACGAAGAACGAAATAGTTTGAAGTCGGTGCTTGTTTTCTTGATACATCAGTTTCTATTTTCCTTTTTCGATATCCAAAAAGTATTTTACGGTTTTTACTTTAAGTTCATCTGTTGCAGCATCATCACAGATTATAATGGATTTAGGATGAAGTTGTAAAGCGCTTACAGTCCAAACATGGCTTACCCCCCCCTCTACTGCTTGATGAACAGCTTCAGCCTTAGCGTGCCCTGTTGCCATTATAAGAACTTCTTCGGCATCCATAATCGTGCCGATGCCAACAGTC
Proteins encoded in this window:
- a CDS encoding AI-2E family transporter; this encodes MYQENKHRLQTISFFVLLAGMLILVGKLFLPYASVLLWSAVIYVLVRPLYNKILSKMNKEKKTFPIKKRLLAGSFAIITVLVVAGVLFFVVIKIFGQGKILVQNIQSFLENINNAESGFSKNDIAAAVNRLSMGTVDISNLDLQKEFLSLLSSSSDKILRYATSLVKNAGSFFLSLVFFAFALYFFYVDGAYLFSLLKHAIPIENETSDKLFSKIGEITTNLFKGLFLVSFYQGLASFIVYLIFGVQSALLLAILTFFSTFLPLVGCGLIWFPVGVGLCFTDGLAKGLIFLVVAGSIISFMDNFLRPFFLKDRIKIHPLLIFFSMLGGVSMFSFDGIILGPMIVILFFTILDMALDIEEEKK
- the thiD gene encoding bifunctional hydroxymethylpyrimidine kinase/phosphomethylpyrimidine kinase, which translates into the protein MIKLATIAGSDASGGAGLEADLKTFQEYGVYGMAAVTVIATMNPDKEWGHEVFPLDEQTIRAQLETIFKGIGVNAAKTGMLATNYAVELSAEYLKKYNVENYVLDPVMVCKGGDLALNPELNNLIIKKLLPLAKLITPNLFEAGQIAKMPTPSTIEEIKEACKIIHGMGVPYVFIKGGPKLNGEQSSIDIFYDGEQFLKVEGGLIDTRWTHGAGCTTAAAIAAGLGIGLEPYEAVRRAKKFITLSLQNGFQLNKWVGPGNPAAWRKSFN
- a CDS encoding ABC transporter transmembrane domain-containing protein — protein: MLYKKSYFKLHAKIVLLSIIPLACSAAIPLLLGKIIDDLNKGFSPEVFRTIIICFIIIFVQKIFNFVWNYNFNTAKNIVAAAETEILLDEFLSAKSNLAGTFNNEKLLNRIANEPYKLGSLYGISPVMLVNNIMMFVVAVCVLLYLNWQLLLLTSLFIPLIYLIGCFVRKNIMKYSKESSLASEKFLLHLGEALKGFLDIKIFSAEKKIKTSLTKVRRDMLKVEKSEEFYQRLYRDINGFLYTSLPLVNLVAGFILMKYGKTTLGAIISFYMYVGHFIEPVQNLADLRMAILNSNEKKKLVDEIKKEFAADLAGHNKAENFNSILLKDIKHSFESKDINIKTDVDISSAGLYGISAPSGLGKSTALKILSGLLYSETAAAYIGGKEVKTLNPDSLNGNIFYINDKSIIFQGTVKENAELTEDAHITKEVFDSIFDESDNLSLETNLETEGTNISLGQKQRVVLLRFFALKEEPKIIILDEALSGLDEVRETQSIEALRKAFPHSIILFITHRKKSFALCDKVFEFKEV
- a CDS encoding ribonucleotide-diphosphate reductase subunit beta — protein: MITEKTILPHKALFNENGDIETHKRKMIGGNTTNLNDFNNMKYSWASDWYRQAMNNFWIPEEINMTTDVQDYRKLSAPEKTAYDKILSFLIFLDSIQTANLPNVGQYVTANEVNLCLTIQAFQEAVHSQSYSYMLDTICSPEERTEILYQWKDDEHLLRRNKFIGDLYNEFQTDKSALAFLKVCVANYILEGVYFYSGFMFFYNLGRNNKMPGSVQEIRYINRDENTHLWLFRSMIQELQKEEPQLFTPQNVELFRGMIKEGCEQEIAWGNYVIGNDIPGLNSQMITDYIQYLGNLRCENLGFAPIYEGHRQEPQSMSWVSQYSNANLIKTDFFEAKSTAYAKSSAMVDDL
- the mnmA gene encoding tRNA 2-thiouridine(34) synthase MnmA, translated to MKVLVGLSGGVDSAVAAKLLIDQGYDVTGVTMQLLPKLSGIYKEQTDDIEDAKKVAAKLGIKHIVYDMRETFKAEIIDYFVEEYKQGRTPNPCFICNSKIKFGLFLEQALKDGFDKIATGHYAKIEKTEIEGDERFLLRQAEDAQKDQSYFLALLTQEQLSRSIFPLGDFTKEKVRSIAEDAGLINAHRPDSQDICFVPDDDYTRVINALAAGSFKEGKFVDTMGNEIGRHKGLQYYTIGQRRGLAIAMGYPVYVVKKDAKANTVTVGKDEELFAESLIASKVNIISKKTIDKEIDIEIKTRYRQQKEKAKLIPLKNEDFKHTGKFKVEFIEPEKAVAEGQAAVFYAGNYIIGGGIIESVERLGIL